The stretch of DNA TCGAATTCTagattaaatatttacaaatactttctTAGAAGTACtcaacaaaaaatatttgtttttatagcCACATATAACAAGACCATTTCAAGTAGAAGTAGAAAACTGACAGTCCGACACCTGACATTTCGAATAGTCCATCTTAATTTTCTTTTGCAAGTACGACAGCAATCATGGCCGTCGGTAAAAATAAGGGTTTGTCAAAAGGTGGCAAAAAGGGAGTTAAAAAGAAGGTGTAAGTATTAAATATGATtactaaatagttttaaaatatctAACCATCTTTTTAGTATTTATTGGAATTGTAAATTTGTTGagatgtattaaaataaaatagatatactAAGTTCATGCTCTACAGACATTTGTAACtaaattattgtttttgtaaTAAAGTATGTGTTTAATGAATAAATTTGTTCATTATTATAAAGTAAATAGTTCAGTTTGTCTGTTTTCTCGTCAATatgtaatttatattaatattttataggtTATGATTTTcttgtttacaatatttttatacaaaacgTGTGCTATAATCTATTAAACTTTTCGTTTTTTAGTGTTGATCCCTTCACAAGAAAAGACTGGTACGATGTGAAAGCTCCATCAATGTTTGCCACCCGGCAGGTCGGCAAAACTTTGGTTAACCGTACCCAAGGTACCAAAATTGCCTCTGAAGGTTTAAAATTCAGAGTTTTTGAAGTATCTTTAGCTGATCTACAAAATGATAATGACGCAGAAAGGTCTTTCAGAAAGTTCCGTTTGATAGCTGAAGATGTTCAAGGTAAGCACATGTTTTTTATTCTCTCACTGATAACCATACTTAAGTGTAATTTTAAAGCTTTATAAACGTTATTAAAATGAAAAGACTGTTTTAAACGGGACCATTACTTGCTTGTTTTGACTATGTATTATAATATCTGAAAAATCATAACAGTTTACAACAAATCGGACTATGATTACTTAATTAGAAAAGAACAGATAGGTTGAAAGATTGGAATTTAAACAACTTTATATACTTGACAAGTggttaaattatttcttttatttcttaggTAGAAATGTTCTAACTAATTTCCATGGTATGGATTTAACCACAGACAAGCTGAGGTCCATGGTTAAGAAATGGCAAACCTTAATTGAAGCATCTGCTGATGTCAAGACATCCGATGGATATTTACTTAGGGTGTTCTGCATAGGTTTTACCAACAAAGACCAACTTTCTCAAAGGAAAACATGCTATGCCCAACATACACAAGTAAGTACTtcttaaatacttaaaaaattagAACAAAGTGTACAGAACATTGCACTTAAGGTAGCTACAAATAATGATGCATTACAGAACAAGATATTGGTATTTGGTGATGttgaaatttatatttaaaatgaaacATGCATTTAATTTCAATAAGATATAAGTTAATAGTTCAGAATTATCAAAAGagaaaaagtaaataattttaaaacagtaaatagtaaaatttcagtataaataataaagttaaaaagacatATGTTGCAACATAGCAACTAGTGGATTGAGGATTACCAAATTTATTCACTAATCTATCAAaagtaatataataaaaatgtactgtttcaAAGCTTTCCCTGTGTATATTTGAGGCATATAGCATATACATTATATGAACATGGCAATACTGCCAAACACTAATACTTCATTCTATGGATGTTCGTTGTACCTACCTTTACAGTAACATGCTCTACATGATCTCCAAAATTATGCTctgacgattttcacatttggtcccattgaagatagctataattgAGCTGTCAATTAAAGTTCATAGAACGAAATGGTGGCGTTTGACtgtgttgccatgtttttttaataaatcgggaaagagcatgtgatttataattaataaaaatccaatggaACTTTAACAAACTAACACtaaaaagaaattctttcaaaaaataataagaatagtatTCATGTACTTTCCACAGACATCTTGTGATcatctgtaacaatctggcaactggtggtttgtggattgccaaatctatcagcttattatcaaaggcaaataccaaaaaaatgttgtaataattaactgcaattaatatgaGAAGAAACAATTATTTATTCGTTGTTATATTTGTtcgtgttgtatataaaaaaattccataattcatataataatataataaaaatgtatttttaaaagcttttctatttgtaattgaagcctacaacatatacattataaagacatgacaacacagtcaaacgtcaaaaatttgttCTGTGAATTTAATTGACAGCTCCTTTAtggctatcttcaatgggaccaaatgtgaaaatcgtccttATGCtcataaagattatttttttaaagtacTATGTATCAGTTTAACATGATGATTTACCTAGCTCGCATTGATATGAACATGATGAAAACTTGTTCCTTATCCAACGCAAAATATGTAAACTGAGATTTAacgatcttttatttttttggatCTAAAATTATATTTACACTACATTAAATTTGTACTGTTACTTGTTTTTAGGTTAGAGCTATCCGTAAAAAGATGGTAGACATTATTACCAGAGATATCCAGGGCTCAGACATTAAAGAAGTAGTCAATAAGCTTCTTCCTGACAGCATAGCCAAGGATATTGAAAAGGCCTGCCAGGGTATCTACCCCCTACATGATGTTTACATCCGTAAAGTTAAAGTAAGTATATTTGGTTCAAATATATTGTAAGAACAAgtaatttttttggcaattgtGATTAATATATAAATTAGTTGCTTTTCTTGAATGTTCATACATTTTTCAATCATTATCAGttgtttttgttgaaataaaacaattttcaaataaaCTCTTATTCAAATACATGTAGAATATCAATGCCTAACTTAAAAAACATTTGTTTCAGGTATTGAAGAAGCCTCGTTTTGAACTCTCCAAATTGTTGGAATTGCACGGTGATGGAGGCAAAGGTGGTGCTGGTGACTCCACTGGTGAAGCTGGTTCTAAAGTCGACAGGCCTGAGGGATATGAACCACCAGTACAAGAAtcagtttaaaattttgttattttgtaaatGAAAAGATTAAAAAAGAGTATAAATACAAGGTATTTATAATAAATTGTGTATCATTTGGATCATTTAGTTACATAGTAATATTGGCAAGTATATTGAAGAAATTATATAGAGTTCTTTCAAGAAGAATATGTGCTCAATGTCAACTAGGTgttgaaaaacctttcttttaaaagctctatagtgtatttcctgttgaatgtcagatggtaaactattacaaaatttaacacacgcatacaaaggacttctctctgttatagacaatctgtgaagtggcaaattcaaattaaggcttcttatattatattcatgattgggaagcaggtgacaaaacaaagaaaaatttttaaaaaacaatacattcaaatatatatatGGCTGT from Diabrotica undecimpunctata isolate CICGRU chromosome 4, icDiaUnde3, whole genome shotgun sequence encodes:
- the RpS3A gene encoding small ribosomal subunit protein eS1, which codes for MAVGKNKGLSKGGKKGVKKKVVDPFTRKDWYDVKAPSMFATRQVGKTLVNRTQGTKIASEGLKFRVFEVSLADLQNDNDAERSFRKFRLIAEDVQGRNVLTNFHGMDLTTDKLRSMVKKWQTLIEASADVKTSDGYLLRVFCIGFTNKDQLSQRKTCYAQHTQVRAIRKKMVDIITRDIQGSDIKEVVNKLLPDSIAKDIEKACQGIYPLHDVYIRKVKVLKKPRFELSKLLELHGDGGKGGAGDSTGEAGSKVDRPEGYEPPVQESV